The Seriola aureovittata isolate HTS-2021-v1 ecotype China chromosome 3, ASM2101889v1, whole genome shotgun sequence genome includes a region encoding these proteins:
- the LOC130166969 gene encoding galactosylceramide sulfotransferase-like yields the protein MTLLYCLSTLRINFSPPELPVPLSCAPQPGQHNTQSSTNGRQQDNNICVPKVDLMFMKTHKTGSSTFINILFRFGEKHKLKFAFPSSRNDFFYPSPFQHTYVQGFKSGMCFNVICNHMRFDASEVAKVMPRDTFYITILRDPAELFESSFHYFRHVVPLTWRIPGEDKMSEFLRDPKLYFSPNGINSFYLKNLLFFDFGQDNTLDPDDPRVEESIRLIGERFHSFILMEHFEESLILLKDTLCWEMDDILFFKLNSRKESTVSKMSPELRAKALQWNGVDWKLYKHFNLTFWEKVEAYGRERMAKDVAELRRRNAEMVEICIEGGHSVAAGNIHEDAMQPWQPIGEKSIMGYNLNKNIDKAYEQLCRKMLTQEIQYLTDLGANLWLTKLLGHVRNIINW from the exons ATGACTCTGCTGTACTGTCTGTCTACACTACGGATTAACTTCAGTCCACCAGA GCTCCCAGTGCCTCTCTCCTGTGCTCCTCAACCAGGCCAACACAACACCCAGTCATCCACCAATGGCAGACAGCAAGACAATAACATCTGTGTTCCTAAAGTGGACCTCATGTTTATGAAGACCCATAAAACTGGAAGCAGCACCTTCATCAACATCCTGTTCCGCTTTGGAGAGAAGCACAAACTCAAATTTGCCTTCCCCAGCAGCCGAAACGACTTCTTCTACCCCTCACCTTTTCAGCATACGTACGTTCAAGGCTTTAAATCTggaatgtgttttaatgtcatttgtAACCACATGCGTTTCGATGCGTCCGAGGTGGCCAAAGTGATGCCTAGAGACACCTTCTACATCACCATCCTGCGAGATCCTGCAGAGCTCTTTGAGTCGTCCTTCCATTACTTTCGTCATGTTGTTCCTCTGACCTGGAGGATACCAGGTGAAGACAAGATGTCCGAGTTCCTGCGTGATCCCAAACTCTACTTCAGCCCAAATGGAATTAACTCCTTCTACCTGAAGAACCTGCTCTTCTTTGACTTTGGGCAGGACAACACCCTGGATCCAGATGACCCCCGTGTAGAGGAGAGCATCCGGCTCATTGGTGAGCGTTTTCACTCGTTCATACTAATGGAGCACTTTGAGGAATCACTCATTCTGCTCAAGGATACTCTCTGCTGGGAGATGGACGACATCCTCTTCTTCAAGCTCAACTCCCGTAAGGAATCCACTGTATCTAAAATGAGCCCAGAACTGAGGGCAAAGGCCTTGCAGTGGAACGGTGTTGACTGGAAGCTTTACAAACATTTTAACCTGACCTTCTGGGAGAAAGTGGAGGCTTACGGAAGAGAGCGTATGGCAAAGGATGTGGCAGAGCTCAGGAGGAGGAATGCAGAGATGGTGGAGATCTGCATTGAGGGAGGTCACTCTGTTGCCGCTGGAAACATTCATGAAGACGCCATGCAGCCGTGGCAGCCCATCGGAGAAAAGTCCATCATGGGATACaacttgaataaaaatatagacaAAGCCTATGAGCAGTTGTGCCGAAAGATGTTGACCCAAGAAATTCAATATCTGACAGACTTGGGCGCTAACCTGTGGCTCACTAAGCTGTTGGGACATGTGAGGAATATCATTAACTGGTGA